The genomic segment ATGATAATCCGTATTCAGTGTTGTATTGTCTCGACGGGAGCGACTACCTGAATTACGGAAAGATTGATGTCCTCGCCGATAACCTGATTGCCGCCGGGAAAATTCGTCCGCTGGTGATCGTGATGATCGATCCGGTCGATCGTGCCAGCGAATACGGTAACAATCCCGATTTCCTCAAGATGCTGGCTGACGAAATTATCCCATCCTACAGCAACCAGTATAGCCTGTCAAGAGAGCGACGAAAAACGGGGATCATTAGTGAGAGTTTTGGTGGGTTAGCTGCATTTTATGCGGGATTGCGTCGCCCGGATCTCTTCGGAATGATTGCCGGGCAGTCGGGACATTTTTCCTATGATGACCAATGGATCATCGAATATGCCCATAGTTTGAATCGGAAACACCCATTTCAGCTGGCGTATATCCAGGTGGGGCAATTTGAGCGAACGATCAAGGACTACGATTTTGTGCAAGCGGCCAGTTCTTTTCGGGATGCTTTGCGGGATCGGGGAATTCGCGTTCGCTACATGACTGCCCCGGAGGATCACAGCTGGGCGTATTGGCGGCGGGGGTTGCCAGAGATTCTTATGGGGTTTTATGGGGTGGATTGATTACGGTTCCTTTCGGCAATAACCCTTTTTATTGTATTTGCCCGTTTTTTCTTGATAAAAAACGGGCAGAAAAAATCAAGGAAACTCAGAACTCGCACTTCTACATCGATGGATGGTCTTTCATAATATTGCCCCAAGGGTTAATAGTCCTCTCATTTTCTATTTGGGTACTCAAACACTGAGTTTCCATAAGAAAAGACGATTCCAATCCAATTGGCCTTGGGATTAATTTTGTATATACTTCTCCTGAGCGTAAGAAAGCCAGAACCGGCTGTGGAAGCGAAGGGAGTTTCAGTTCTGGCCCGGAGTGAGTCACATCAGCGGTCAAAATTGAAAACACTGCATTGATTATTTGCTACTTTTTTATCAAGAAAAAAGTAGGGGCCTTTTAGTGGCTAGTTTTGCCTGGTAACTACTATAACTAAAAATTTATCCCGCCCGGACTCAACCCACTGGCGGAGTCAAAAAATGAATCCCGGCTGTAATGCCCGGGGAGCTCCATTCACAACAAATAACATAGTTGTGTTTGACACTTTTAAAAAATGTGCCCAAAAATCCGGCGACCGCATTCCTTTCTAGTACGACTATTTCATCCTGCCTATCAGATTCAGAACTCCCTTCGGTCAAACAGCTGATTCCCGCAATGCCTCGGTACGCCGGGCATTGAGACGAAATAGACTTGGAGGCCGAAGTTAAACAGAAGAAGGAGTCATCCTCTTAACTCCGAAAGAAGACTTCACGAGATTCCTCCGCTCACTTCGTTCGGTCGGAATGACTCATTCGTCAAAATCCCTTGCAGATCAACCAGCAACGGAATATTATTCATTTCACAAATTGAACATAATCTGTCATTAAAGGAGAATCTATATGGCGAACACTGTTATGCGCACGGCCAATCCGGCGCTCAACTCGAACACATTTCAGAATTTGGATTATGCTTCTGCCGGACGGGATACCATGTCCCTGCAGGGGACGGTGAACCGGTCGGCGACTCTGCTGGTGCTGTTAATGCTACCGGCGATCTGGACGTGGAATATCTTTTTCTCGGCGGGTTCATCCGGTGCAGTGATGCCGTATATGATTGGCGGGGCTATCGGTGGTTTGATCGTAGCGCTGATCACCGTATTTAAGAAGACGTGGTCGCCTATAACTGCTCCCATCTATGCGGTACTCGAAGGGCTGTTCCTCGGCGGAATTTCCGCGATATTCGAAGCCCAGTACCCGGGGATAGTGCTGCAGGCGGTTTTCCTCACTTTCGGAACGCTGTTCGGATTACTGGCGGCATATCGCACCGGATTGATTCAGGTCACCGAGAATTTCAAACTCGGCGTTGCCGCAGCCACAGGCGGGATTTTCCTGGTCTATATGCTTACGTGGATTCTCGGTTTCTTCGGAATGCAGATCCCGTTTATTCACTCCAGTGGCCTCATCGGAATCGGCTTTAGTGTATTCGTCGTAATTATCGCTGCGCTGAACCTGGTGCTGGATTTCGACTTTATCGAGTCCGGTGTGGAAGCAGGTGCTCCACGATACATGGAATGGTACGCCTCATTCGGTCTGCTGGTGACGCTGGTCTGGCTCTACCTGGAGATTCTGCGTCTGCTGGCCAAACTGGCGAGCCGCCGCTAAAACCGGTGGGGAAGTTCAAAGATCTTTTCTCCGGGCACGCCGAGGATTACGCCGAATATCGTCCCGGCTATCCCGAGGAACTGTATCAATTTGTCGCAGAACAATGTAAAAATTATGATATCGCCTGGGATTGCGCCACCGGCAGCGGGCAGACCGCTATCGGAATCGCGCCGTACTTTGAGCGGGTATTTGCATCAGATGCCAGCGCTTCCCAGGTGGAGAATGCCTTTCCCCATGAGAATGTAACTTACTTTGTCTCAACAGCATACCACTCCGGACTCCCTGCTCATTCCATAGATCTTGTCACGATTTCGCAAGCGCTGCACTGGCTGGACTTCGAGGCGTTTTTCAAAGAGGTGAATCGCGTTTTGCGCCCTGGTGGAATTTTGGCGGCGTGGTGTTACCTCAAACCGTCCGTCAACAAGGAGATGGAACCGTTGATTACCAGATATCTCGAAGAAATTGTCGGGCCGTATTGGCCGCCGGAGCGGGAGTACGTGGATAACGGCTATCAGTCCATAGATTTTCCATTCGATGAAATCGACGCACCGGAGTTTCGGGCCAGCCATCACTGGGATCTGGAACGGTTTCTCGGGTATTTGAATACCTGGTCGGCTGCCAAGAGATTTCATAGAGATAAGGGATATAGTCCCGTAGATGAGATCCGGGACGCGATGAGCCATCTCTGGGAAAATCCCAAGGAAGAGAAGAACGTAACGTGGCCGATACGGATGCGGATCGGGATGAAGAAATAGCACGCCCCAAAAGGGACTACTCCCGGAGCAGATAAACGCAGAAATAACGGATTAACACTTATTAAAAAATATAACCGCAGAGACGCAGAGACCGCTGAGAAAAACATATTAATTAGAGAAAAAGAATAGAATGGTTTGGATAAGCCCGGAAGGGGCGATTACTTTCAACCCATCAATGTATTGGTGAGAATACAAAAGCATAAAAAATAATGCATATCCCGCCAGGGATGGCTGACCGGGTAGATGAATGTCCAACCGATGAATATCCAATGTCCAAGTGCCCATCGCCTTCCCCCGAATGAGGAATGTAGAATGAATAATGAAGAGTGAAGAAGGGAAAAACCGGAGAAGGGAGAAAGCAGAAGGGAGAATGGAACAGATCGAAAATCCAACCGAGGAATGTCCAATATCCAGCTTCCAATTATCTCCCCAAACACCTCGAATGAAGAATGAAATCCATCGCGCCGGAGAAGAATGGGAAGGGGAAGAAGATAAACGATAGAGAAGACAGGGACGGGAAAGCCCCAAAGGGGCGACATATGACAGCCCAGGAGAAAGCCCTGGGGCAGGGAGATCCCAATTTTAACCAGAGCCCTGAAGGAGCGCTAATGAAATTCAATTACGCGAAAAATACGCAGTACGCAATACTTTAAGGAAAACACCGATTAAGAGTAAGATTATCCCGAAGGGATCCCCTTGGGAGGATTAAGATTAAGAAGCAATAAGATTAGCATTGGAGTGATTATGAACGCCAAATACCCCCTCGGAGACATGCCGCCGGAGAAGTTCCGGAAATATGCCCACGACCTGGCGGACTGGATTGCTGATTATTTTTCACGGATGGACGATATCCCGGTGCTGCCGGAGGTGCGTCCCGGCGAGGTTGCCGGGAATCTGCGCCAGATGGCACCGGAAATGGGCGAATCGTTCGAGGAAATTTTACTAGATGTTGACCAGGTGATTATGCCGGGGATGACCCACTGGAATCATCCGGAGTTCCTGGCGTACTTCTCCATCACCGGGAGCGGGCCGGGCATTCTGGGCGAACTGCTGGCGGCGGCGTTTAATGTGAACGGAATGCTCTGGAAGACGTGTCCGTCGGCCACCGAACTGGAAAAGCTTGTGCTCTCCTGGCTCCGCCAAATGCTGGGACTACCGGACTCTTTTTGGGGTATCGTGTACGATACGGCGTCAGTGAGCACAATGCACGGCATTGCGGCGGCCCGGGAACGGGCGGTGCCAACCTCCAGAGAAAAGGGACTGGCCGGTACAGATGTGCCGAGACTCAGATTGTACTGTTCTGACCAGACGCACTCATCCATTGAAAAGGCGGCGATTACCCTGGGCATTGGTACCGAAGGTGTCCGGAAGATTCCGTCGGATGAGGAATTCAGGATGCGTCCGGATCTTTTGGAAAAAGCCATCGCCGAAGACCGTGACTCCGGCTGGCAGCCGTTCTGCGTGGTGGCAACGGTGGGAACAACGTCTACCACCAGCATCGATCCGGTGCCGGCGATTGCGGATATCTGCGAGCAAGATGAGCTCTGGCTGCATGTGGATGCTGCGTACGGAGGCGCTGCGGCGGTGGTGCCGGAGATGCGGTACGTATTGGACGGCTGCGATCGCGCCGACTCCCTGGTGATGAATCCCCACAAGTGGCTGTTCGTCCCCGTCGACTTCAGCGCGTTTTATACCCGGCATCCCGAAGTGGTGAAGCGGGCGTTCAGTCTGGTGCCGGAATATCTTCGGACGGCCGAGGATAGTGAAACGGAAAATCTGATGGACTACGGCATCCAGCTGGGCCGCCGGTTCCGGGCGCTGAAGCTCTGGTTTGTGATTCGGTATTTTGGTCACGAGGGGCTTGCCAGCCGGATTCGCCAGCACATTGAATATGCAAACACGTTTCGAGGCTGGATTGAGGAAGATCCGCAGTTCGAGATGATGGCACCGACGCCGTTCAGTACGCTCTGCTTCCGCGTCCATCCGGAGGGAATGGATGACGAAGCAGCCTTGAACGATCTGAATGCGCAACTGCTTGACGCCATCAATGGGACGAGAGAGGTGTTTCTCTCCCATACGAAACTGAACGAAAAATACGTGCTCCGGATTGCTATCGGCAACCTGCGGACGGAGCTTCGGCATCTGGAAAAAGCGTGGCGGATTATCCGGCGGCAGCTTGATAAAACGGGTATAGGGGGGAAAAGGGAGGAAGGAGGAAGGGAGAAAGGGACAAATTGAATATCCAATGTCGAATGTCCAATAGCCAATGAAGTACCCCGCCCGACTCCCTGAAGGAAGAATGAAGAAAGGGGAAACCGGAGGCCGGAGAGGAAAAAAACGACTGAGCCGCGAAGGACGCAAAGAAACCACGAAGAACAAATTAAGAATAAGCAACACACAGGATATTCATTTACCAACACAACTCACCCTCTTGTTCTCCCTCTCTTCCGAAGAGAGGGAGAGACGGGCTGCCAAGCAGACGAAGAATTTCCCCCTTCCTGGGGATTGAGTTGCTTTGATGAAAAAATCCGGCGGTGATGTCCCGTTCTAGGGCGACTACACTGCGGTTCGGCGGGAATTCAAAACTCCCTCATCCGGCATGGGCCGGATTCGGTCAAACAGTTGAATTCCCGTTTCCTCACCGCACCAGTCGTTCATACGAAAGGAATTCGAAGGCCGAAAAAAATGGCAAGTTCAAGAAATTGACGTATCTAGTCATCCCGAGGGACTCCGTTTCATCGGAGGAGCTGAGGGATCTCATTCCTCATACGAAGGAGAATTGTTTTATGAGATTCTTTTCCAAACGGGATCCCTCACGAGACGCTCGCTTCCGGTCGGTCGGAATGGCTCAGAAGCCCCGGGGGACGAAAATTTATGCACCATTTTGTTTGTGTTTTCGAGGTGGGCTTTTTCATTAAGTCGGTGGTATATTAGTACATCTGCTCAGAACAAAATCGCGCTAACCTATTATGAATCACTAACAACGGACGGGAATTATGCGAAAATTACTCGTACTTGGTTTAATCGTAATTGGCTTTGCTATAACTGCCTGTGCCGGCCAGGAGGCGCAGAAGGATGTGTACTTGTTTTCGTATTTCCAGGGGAATGGCGAGGATGGATTGCATCTGGCGTATAGTCTGGATGGCTACACATTTAAGGCGCTGAATAATAATGAGTCATTTCTGAAACCGGAGCTTACCGCTGACAAACTGATGCGTGATCCCTGCATTATCCAGGGGCCGGACGGACTGTACCATATGGCCTGGACGGTGAGCTGGTGGGAGAAGGGCATCGGATATGCGAACTCGGAAGATCTCATCCATTGGTCGGAACAGCAGTATATCCCGGTGATGGAGCATGAGCCGGATGCGAAGAACTGCTGGGCGCCTGAACTGTATTACGACGAGGCCAACGCGCGATATCTCATCTTCTGGGCAACGACAATTCCGGGCCGATTTCCCGAGACGGATAATCAGAGCAGCGAAGAGCCGCCAGCTCCGGGGAACAATCACCGTATGTATTATACCTGGACCAAAGATTTCCAGGAGTTCGCCGATACGGAGATTTTCTACAACAAGGGCTTCAACGTCATCGATGCGACCATCGAAAAAGAGGGCGACACGTACATGATGTTTTTAAAGGACGAGACCAACAAGCCGTTCGAACCGCAGAAGAATATCCGGCTGGCGACAGCGGACCAGGCAGCAGGCCCCTACAGTGAGCCATCGGAACCGATCACGGGTGATTACTGGGCTGAAGGGCCGACGGCTATTAAAATCGATGGGAAATGGATTGTCTATTTTGACAAATATATTGACCACAATATGGGAGCGGTGATGTCGGAAGACCTGGAAAATTGGACGGACATTTCCGGCCGCATTAATTTTCCCGAGGGAACGCGCCACGGGACGGTTTATCGGGTACCGTGGGAAGTGTTGGACCGGCTGATGGAGGTCGGGGGATGAGGAGAAGGAAGGATATAAGGGTATAGGGGTATACGGGATAAGGAAAAAGAAACAACCAACAACCAACAACCAACAACCAACAACCAACAACCAACAAAACACCCAATTTAGAGGATTGCGCTTCACCTCCTGTTAGTAAAATTCCCTGAGTTTTGATTACTTGAGGTAGATGGCTTTTTTGCCATCGATGGGCCGCCCATCCATTACTATCTGGTAAAAGTAGGTGCCGGAACTGAGTCCGGCAGCATCCCAGGGGATGGTATATTGTCCGGAGTTTTGCCGGGTGTCCAGAAGAACATCGATTAATTCACCATGGACATTGTAGATGTTGAGTTTAACGTGTCCCATCTGGCCGATTTTGTACTTAATAACTGTGCTGGCGTTGAATGGATTTGGATAGTTTTGATAGAGTTTAAAGTACGGTGGCAGCCCTCCCACCAGAGATGAGTCACCGGGTGTCGGTATATCTGTGGAATATATATAGGTCTTCCGGAGCGTATCGCCGCCGATTGCGTTGATGAATAGTTTCATAGAACCAGTCCCCATGTTCGCAAGGAATGGGATAATGCGAACCCCCGGTGCTTCGGTATGGCTGAATATCACTGAGTTGTGTATGACGTCTACGATCTGAAAGACATTCTTCTGCCAGATCAGGACATCCGTATTGCCATCCCTGTTATAATCCCGGTAGGGATAGTAGAGTCTCGGATTTTTAAACAGAGCTGACGCGGCATTCACATCACTGGGATACAATCTTTTTCCCGGTAGCTCCCACTCCAGGTTGTAGTTTTTACTGTTGTAGAAAAAGGTGGTGTCGTTCCGGATGTTGACGAGTTCCGGGACGTTATCTTGAT from the Candidatus Neomarinimicrobiota bacterium genome contains:
- a CDS encoding Bax inhibitor-1/YccA family protein, whose amino-acid sequence is MRTANPALNSNTFQNLDYASAGRDTMSLQGTVNRSATLLVLLMLPAIWTWNIFFSAGSSGAVMPYMIGGAIGGLIVALITVFKKTWSPITAPIYAVLEGLFLGGISAIFEAQYPGIVLQAVFLTFGTLFGLLAAYRTGLIQVTENFKLGVAAATGGIFLVYMLTWILGFFGMQIPFIHSSGLIGIGFSVFVVIIAALNLVLDFDFIESGVEAGAPRYMEWYASFGLLVTLVWLYLEILRLLAKLASRR
- a CDS encoding class I SAM-dependent methyltransferase, giving the protein MVRLIRSAGDAGLALPGDSASAGQTGEPPLKPVGKFKDLFSGHAEDYAEYRPGYPEELYQFVAEQCKNYDIAWDCATGSGQTAIGIAPYFERVFASDASASQVENAFPHENVTYFVSTAYHSGLPAHSIDLVTISQALHWLDFEAFFKEVNRVLRPGGILAAWCYLKPSVNKEMEPLITRYLEEIVGPYWPPEREYVDNGYQSIDFPFDEIDAPEFRASHHWDLERFLGYLNTWSAAKRFHRDKGYSPVDEIRDAMSHLWENPKEEKNVTWPIRMRIGMKK
- a CDS encoding amino acid decarboxylase, with protein sequence MNAKYPLGDMPPEKFRKYAHDLADWIADYFSRMDDIPVLPEVRPGEVAGNLRQMAPEMGESFEEILLDVDQVIMPGMTHWNHPEFLAYFSITGSGPGILGELLAAAFNVNGMLWKTCPSATELEKLVLSWLRQMLGLPDSFWGIVYDTASVSTMHGIAAARERAVPTSREKGLAGTDVPRLRLYCSDQTHSSIEKAAITLGIGTEGVRKIPSDEEFRMRPDLLEKAIAEDRDSGWQPFCVVATVGTTSTTSIDPVPAIADICEQDELWLHVDAAYGGAAAVVPEMRYVLDGCDRADSLVMNPHKWLFVPVDFSAFYTRHPEVVKRAFSLVPEYLRTAEDSETENLMDYGIQLGRRFRALKLWFVIRYFGHEGLASRIRQHIEYANTFRGWIEEDPQFEMMAPTPFSTLCFRVHPEGMDDEAALNDLNAQLLDAINGTREVFLSHTKLNEKYVLRIAIGNLRTELRHLEKAWRIIRRQLDKTGIGGKREEGGREKGTN
- a CDS encoding glycoside hydrolase family 43 protein, whose translation is MRKLLVLGLIVIGFAITACAGQEAQKDVYLFSYFQGNGEDGLHLAYSLDGYTFKALNNNESFLKPELTADKLMRDPCIIQGPDGLYHMAWTVSWWEKGIGYANSEDLIHWSEQQYIPVMEHEPDAKNCWAPELYYDEANARYLIFWATTIPGRFPETDNQSSEEPPAPGNNHRMYYTWTKDFQEFADTEIFYNKGFNVIDATIEKEGDTYMMFLKDETNKPFEPQKNIRLATADQAAGPYSEPSEPITGDYWAEGPTAIKIDGKWIVYFDKYIDHNMGAVMSEDLENWTDISGRINFPEGTRHGTVYRVPWEVLDRLMEVGG
- a CDS encoding T9SS type A sorting domain-containing protein, encoding MTFRVLVITLCLILSGTASGQFFTRDWKVDYLVHDIIDIDQDNVPELVNIRNDTTFFYNSKNYNLEWELPGKRLYPSDVNAASALFKNPRLYYPYRDYNRDGNTDVLIWQKNVFQIVDVIHNSVIFSHTEAPGVRIIPFLANMGTGSMKLFINAIGGDTLRKTYIYSTDIPTPGDSSLVGGLPPYFKLYQNYPNPFNASTVIKYKIGQMGHVKLNIYNVHGELIDVLLDTRQNSGQYTIPWDAAGLSSGTYFYQIVMDGRPIDGKKAIYLK